From the Tenacibaculum dicentrarchi genome, the window AAAATAATGAGTATGATTTTCTGAATCTTTTATTAAACCATTACCGCTAACAAATTCACGTTTCCAATCTTGTCCTGAAAAATTCGATTGCCCATTAGAGTTACCTAAAATTGAGCCCGTTTTACCTCCTCCAGAACCGTCCATTACATCATGATTATGACTACCAGCAGAACGTGTTCGCCCTTCATGTTGATGACTTGGCAGTTCAGAAGTTGTTAGTTGATGTGTTTTTTCACCGCCTTTTTTACCAATGCTATTAAATTCTTTTTGATTAGCATCGTACCCAACAAGCATACGCCCTAAAATATTATCCGTTCCGTTTTGTCCGTTTGCGATAAACCAACCTCTTTGTAATTCTGCTTGAGTTACACTTGTACCAACGTATTTTATTTCTTTGAAAATTGGTTTAATTTCTGCTAATTCTTTTTCTAGTTTTTTTACTTGATTTGATAAAACTATTAAGTTATCAATATGTTTAAAACTACTCCAAGGAATCGAATTTCCTGAAACTCCAAAAGTTGCATAACGAGTAAAATAAACAGGTTTTTCGCTTTTATCTTCAAAAATTGCTTTTGCTTCTTCTTGAATAATGACAACGCTATTTTGCTTTATACCGCCACGGAATTCTAACAACTCGCCATCTAAATAAATAAAACCGTTTGTTATTTGGTTTCCGCTAATTTTGCATCCGCTGATAATTGTTTTATCGCCCGCCAAAAAACCAAAAGCATTAAAAATCTGCCATGCTTTTTGCATTTCTGTAAGCGTATTTGTTTCCAAAGGAAAACCGCCATTTTGTTGAAAATCAATAATATTCATATCGCAATAATTTTATATTTTTTTGTTCCTTTTTTGAATATTTCAATCCACTTTTCAAGGGCTATTTTTCTTGATTTTACAATATTATTTGGGACGTAAGCAATAAAATCAATTCCTGTATCGGCATAATCAGTTTTATCATTTATAAAAAGTTTACCAAGAAATACTGGTTTTTGTTCTGCTCTTGTATAAATATAATGTCGCTCAAATTGATTGCCATCACCAATTCTGATACGTCTTAAATCGGCATCAAAAACATCATTTAAAGCCTTTCGCAAATAACATCTTTGCCCATTATGATTTAAAATAAATTCATCAGCCACCCGCATTTTTAAAAATTCGGCGTGTAAATTAGCTACTGGAGATACGAGCGTTTTTATAAAACCAATCATTTTTGGTTTGCGTAAATCGGTGGGTAATAAAAGTATTGCCCATTTATAAAAATCAATATTATACCACATAACGAATATTTTCAAAAGTTTCAATTTCGAAATAACCACTTGCGGGTATTTTGCTAACTTCTATTAATTCAGGTGTTCCGTGTGTATCTTTTGAAGCGTCTAAAGAGCTACTTTTTACCTCCACAATATGTGCGATTTTAACACCTTTAATTGCTTGTAATTTATCAACTAAACTTTGCAATATTAACTCGCCATCAAAAGGCAATTCTTTCATAAACTGCTGTAAAGCTT encodes:
- a CDS encoding phage baseplate protein; its protein translation is MNIIDFQQNGGFPLETNTLTEMQKAWQIFNAFGFLAGDKTIISGCKISGNQITNGFIYLDGELLEFRGGIKQNSVVIIQEEAKAIFEDKSEKPVYFTRYATFGVSGNSIPWSSFKHIDNLIVLSNQVKKLEKELAEIKPIFKEIKYVGTSVTQAELQRGWFIANGQNGTDNILGRMLVGYDANQKEFNSIGKKGGEKTHQLTTSELPSHQHEGRTRSAGSHNHDVMDGSGGGKTGSILGNSNGQSNFSGQDWKREFVSGNGLIKDSENHTHYFTTDNEGNDKPHNNLPPYIVALPIQFIG